In Gottschalkia purinilytica, a single window of DNA contains:
- a CDS encoding YdeI/OmpD-associated family protein, producing MKIYEFDAVIKKHDSIDATFVEFPYDVEKEFGIKGQVKVKAIFDDYEYRGSLVKMGHHCHCIGITQKIRKEINKQDGDLVHVAITKDDDPRIVEIPEDFKIELEENVEAKNIFDSLSYSNQKKFTEWITNAKKIETRDKRLKKTISMLLEGTKHP from the coding sequence ATGAAAATATATGAATTTGATGCTGTAATAAAAAAACATGATTCTATAGATGCTACTTTTGTTGAGTTTCCTTATGATGTGGAAAAAGAATTCGGGATAAAAGGACAGGTAAAAGTTAAAGCCATTTTTGATGATTATGAATATAGAGGGTCATTAGTAAAAATGGGACATCATTGTCATTGTATTGGAATAACTCAAAAAATAAGAAAAGAAATTAATAAACAGGATGGGGATTTAGTACATGTTGCTATTACAAAAGATGATGATCCACGAATTGTTGAAATACCTGAAGATTTTAAGATAGAACTTGAGGAAAATGTAGAAGCAAAAAATATTTTTGATAGTTTATCTTATAGCAATCAAAAAAAGTTTACTGAATGGATTACAAATGCAAAGAAAATAGAAACAAGAGATAAGAGACTTAAAAAAACTATATCGATGTTGTTAGAGGGAACAAAGCATCCTTAA
- a CDS encoding DUF2164 domain-containing protein produces the protein MNNKINLSKEKRNHMVSLIQSYFQNERDEDIGELASSLILDFIIEELAPVFYNEGVADSYKYMTDKIEDLLGIQKLLR, from the coding sequence TTGAATAATAAAATTAATTTGAGTAAAGAAAAAAGGAATCATATGGTTTCTTTAATTCAATCTTACTTTCAAAATGAACGGGATGAAGATATAGGGGAGCTTGCTTCAAGTCTTATTTTAGATTTTATTATAGAAGAACTAGCACCAGTGTTCTACAATGAAGGTGTTGCAGATTCATATAAATATATGACTGACAAAATTGAAGACCTATTGGGAATTCAAAAACTTTTGAGATAA
- a CDS encoding radical SAM protein, translated as MYQPSYLNLLENGELEKRANKLKTMLENCVLCPHQCEVNRIKGERGYCKTLDKTVVSGAEAHFGEENELVGKYGSGTIFFSHCNLKCVFCQNYEISHCGIGEEVSAEELADMMLYLQKRKCHNINLVSPGHIVAQIVEAIFIAAKNGLNIPIVYNTNGYDLTDTLRFLDGIVDIYMPDIKFSDDNTARTYLGVKNYYSIAKNAVKEMYRQVGNLKVDNNIAYSGLMIRHLVMPENIAGTEKIMKFIAEEISKDTYVNIMAQYYPMHKANEFEELKRRITREEFLNAISSAKSVGLKNIR; from the coding sequence ATGTACCAACCTAGTTATCTCAATTTATTAGAAAATGGTGAACTTGAAAAACGTGCTAATAAACTTAAAACAATGTTGGAAAATTGTGTCCTATGTCCACATCAATGTGAAGTCAATAGAATAAAAGGCGAGAGAGGTTATTGTAAAACTCTAGATAAGACTGTTGTCTCTGGAGCAGAAGCACATTTTGGTGAAGAAAATGAACTTGTTGGAAAATATGGATCAGGTACTATCTTTTTTTCTCATTGCAATTTAAAATGTGTATTTTGTCAAAACTATGAGATTAGTCACTGTGGTATTGGAGAAGAAGTTAGTGCTGAAGAATTAGCAGACATGATGTTATATCTTCAAAAAAGAAAATGTCATAATATAAATCTTGTTTCTCCAGGACATATTGTTGCACAAATTGTTGAGGCTATCTTTATAGCTGCAAAGAATGGATTAAATATACCTATTGTATACAATACTAATGGCTATGATCTAACAGACACTTTAAGATTTTTAGATGGTATTGTAGATATTTATATGCCTGATATAAAGTTTTCTGATGATAACACTGCACGAACATATCTAGGTGTAAAAAATTATTACTCTATAGCAAAAAATGCAGTAAAAGAAATGTATAGACAAGTTGGAAATTTAAAAGTTGATAATAATATAGCTTATAGTGGATTAATGATTCGTCATTTAGTTATGCCTGAGAATATTGCAGGAACAGAAAAAATTATGAAATTTATTGCAGAGGAAATATCCAAAGATACTTATGTAAATATTATGGCTCAGTATTATCCAATGCATAAGGCAAATGAATTTGAAGAATTAAAAAGGAGAATTACAAGAGAAGAATTTTTAAATGCAATTTCATCAGCTAAATCAGTAGGGTTAAAAAATATAAGATAA
- a CDS encoding ABC transporter ATP-binding protein: protein MKEGIKYKELGNWRMFIQLMKETNPSKLTLIVALCMSVITTGIGFTVPLFTKKLVDGFSLDALNHLQIIMLVVAFVLQAIASGLSIYLLNRIGHNVVANLRDMLWKKIIHLPIHYYDKYETGETLSRVINDTAVVKELITEYLANCLAGVISIIGSVIILLFLDWKMTLVMLIAIPLSMVVLTLLGKKMFNISKGMQEETARFTSVLNQVLPEIRLVKASNAEEIEYDRGKTGITNIFKFGLKEAKVQALITPMISFILMIILVAIVGYGGVRVSSGALTAGDMVAFILYLIQIIMPMAQLTVFFTQLQKAMGATERITTVLEHEVEDLHVGKKLKEINETITVENVDFAYEEEKVLSNMNFTIEHGKVTAIVGPSGGGKTTMFSLLERYYKPTNGVIKLGNTPIDEFTLESWRSNMGYVAQESTLIYGTIRDNICYGIDKDVSDEELERVTKMAYAYNFISEFPNKFDTEVGERGIKLSGGQRQRIAIARALLRDPQILMLDEATSSLDSKSEIYVQKALDNLMKGRTTLVIAHRLSTVIDSDKILFVEKGHITGSGTHEELFKTHDMYREFATQQLRIQECEKSEL, encoded by the coding sequence ATGAAGGAAGGAATAAAATACAAGGAATTAGGAAACTGGAGAATGTTTATTCAGCTAATGAAAGAAACAAATCCATCTAAGTTAACACTAATAGTTGCACTATGTATGAGTGTAATAACAACAGGAATAGGATTTACTGTTCCGTTATTTACAAAGAAATTAGTAGATGGATTTTCATTGGATGCATTGAATCACTTGCAAATTATTATGTTAGTAGTTGCGTTTGTATTACAGGCAATAGCAAGTGGGCTTTCAATCTATCTATTGAATCGTATTGGACATAATGTAGTAGCAAATTTAAGAGATATGTTATGGAAAAAAATAATTCATTTACCGATACATTATTACGATAAGTACGAAACAGGAGAAACATTAAGTCGTGTAATAAATGATACAGCAGTTGTAAAAGAGTTAATTACAGAATATTTAGCAAACTGTTTAGCTGGTGTAATTTCAATTATTGGTTCAGTTATAATTTTATTATTTCTTGATTGGAAGATGACGTTAGTAATGCTTATTGCAATACCACTTTCAATGGTTGTTCTAACGTTATTAGGAAAAAAGATGTTTAATATTTCTAAAGGAATGCAAGAGGAAACTGCACGATTTACCTCAGTTCTTAATCAAGTACTACCAGAAATTCGTTTAGTAAAAGCATCAAATGCAGAGGAAATTGAATATGATAGGGGAAAAACTGGCATTACAAATATTTTTAAATTTGGTTTGAAGGAAGCAAAAGTTCAAGCTCTAATTACGCCAATGATTTCTTTTATTTTAATGATAATACTTGTGGCTATTGTTGGATATGGAGGAGTACGTGTATCTTCAGGTGCATTAACAGCAGGTGATATGGTTGCATTTATCTTGTATCTAATTCAAATAATTATGCCAATGGCTCAGCTAACAGTATTTTTTACACAATTACAAAAAGCAATGGGTGCAACAGAACGTATTACTACGGTTCTAGAACATGAAGTAGAAGACTTACATGTGGGAAAAAAATTAAAGGAAATAAATGAAACCATAACAGTAGAAAACGTTGACTTTGCTTATGAGGAAGAAAAAGTTTTATCTAATATGAACTTTACTATTGAACATGGAAAAGTAACCGCAATTGTTGGACCTAGTGGCGGAGGTAAGACAACTATGTTCTCTCTTCTTGAACGATATTATAAACCAACGAATGGAGTTATTAAGCTTGGAAATACACCAATTGATGAATTTACATTAGAATCTTGGAGAAGTAATATGGGCTATGTTGCACAAGAAAGTACGCTTATTTATGGAACAATTCGTGACAATATTTGTTACGGAATAGATAAAGATGTTAGTGACGAAGAGTTAGAAAGGGTAACAAAAATGGCATATGCTTATAATTTCATTAGTGAATTTCCAAATAAATTTGATACAGAAGTAGGAGAAAGAGGAATTAAGTTATCAGGTGGACAGCGTCAAAGAATTGCTATTGCACGTGCATTACTACGTGATCCACAAATTTTGATGCTTGATGAAGCAACATCAAGTCTTGATAGTAAATCAGAAATTTATGTACAAAAGGCACTTGATAACTTAATGAAAGGAAGAACAACACTTGTCATTGCTCATCGTCTTTCTACTGTTATAGATTCAGATAAGATATTATTTGTAGAGAAAGGCCATATTACTGGAAGTGGTACACATGAGGAATTATTTAAAACACATGATATGTACCGAGAATTTGCTACACAACAGTTACGAATTCAAGAATGTGAAAAAAGTGAGTTGTAG
- a CDS encoding glycerol dehydrogenase: MVKSITSPKKFIIGQNILENASEYTKVLGDSAFAICDEFILNEAKGKMTESFSAINHKVTFEKFGGECSKKEIQRLQELIHTSKSNVIIGIGGGKTLDTAKAVAYYENLPVVIIPTIASTDSPCTALSVIYTETGEFDEYLFLPSNPDVVLADTQILANAPTHFFVAGIGDALATYFEARACYQANGDNLVNMKVSQTGMGIAEMCYDMLLEYGVQATVAVNKNLVTKAVENVIEATIYLSGVGAESGGLAAAHAIHNGMTAINELHHVSHGEKVTFGLLAQLTLENAPLEEIEEVIYFCKEVGLPTTLEELGLENINEEDIMKVAELSCAEGDTMGNMPFDVTPQDVYNAILAANELSKQYQ, from the coding sequence ATGGTTAAATCAATTACTTCACCTAAAAAATTTATTATTGGACAGAATATATTAGAAAATGCAAGTGAATATACAAAAGTATTAGGAGATAGCGCTTTCGCTATTTGTGACGAATTTATTTTAAATGAAGCAAAGGGAAAAATGACTGAAAGCTTTTCTGCTATCAATCATAAAGTAACATTTGAAAAGTTTGGAGGAGAATGTTCTAAAAAAGAAATCCAGCGATTACAAGAACTTATACATACTTCAAAAAGTAATGTAATTATTGGTATTGGAGGCGGAAAAACACTTGATACTGCTAAAGCAGTAGCCTATTATGAGAACCTACCAGTGGTAATTATTCCAACCATTGCTTCAACAGATTCGCCATGTACAGCATTATCAGTAATTTATACAGAAACGGGAGAATTTGATGAGTATCTTTTCCTTCCTAGCAATCCAGACGTAGTTTTAGCTGACACACAAATTCTTGCCAATGCTCCAACCCATTTCTTTGTTGCTGGAATAGGCGATGCACTGGCAACATATTTTGAAGCAAGAGCATGTTATCAAGCAAATGGTGATAACTTAGTAAATATGAAAGTCTCTCAAACAGGTATGGGAATAGCAGAAATGTGTTATGATATGTTATTAGAATATGGCGTCCAAGCAACTGTTGCCGTAAATAAAAATCTTGTTACTAAAGCTGTGGAAAATGTTATTGAAGCAACCATTTATCTTAGTGGTGTAGGAGCTGAAAGTGGAGGACTTGCAGCTGCACACGCTATTCATAATGGTATGACTGCTATTAATGAATTACATCATGTTTCTCACGGTGAAAAGGTAACATTTGGATTATTAGCACAACTTACTTTGGAAAATGCTCCATTAGAAGAAATTGAAGAAGTGATTTATTTCTGTAAAGAAGTTGGATTACCAACAACTTTAGAAGAATTAGGTTTAGAAAATATTAATGAAGAAGATATAATGAAAGTAGCAGAACTTTCTTGTGCAGAAGGAGACACTATGGGAAATATGCCATTTGATGTTACTCCACAAGATGTATATAACGCAATTCTTGCTGCTAATGAGTTGAGCAAACAATATCAATAG
- a CDS encoding class I SAM-dependent methyltransferase, translated as MSNYISNMEDYWSNRFIKEDHIWGEKASKTAFYALNLFDKRNIKDILVPGSGYGRNTKLFSSNNYNVVGIEISKKAFDLAKEFDPNTTFYKGNIMDISNKDKLYDAIYCFNVIHLFREKNREIFLENCSNKLKDRGYIFLTAFSEKEKSFGKGKEVEKNTVESKPGRPVHYYEEDDLVNQFKTFNIIETGIIEDPEDHGEGPHTHILRYIFAQK; from the coding sequence ATGTCAAACTATATTTCAAATATGGAAGATTATTGGAGTAATAGATTTATCAAAGAAGATCACATATGGGGAGAAAAGGCTAGTAAAACTGCTTTTTATGCACTAAATTTATTTGATAAAAGAAATATTAAAGATATTCTGGTTCCAGGCTCAGGATATGGGCGTAATACAAAACTATTTTCTTCAAATAATTACAATGTTGTAGGTATAGAAATATCAAAGAAAGCCTTTGATTTAGCTAAAGAATTTGATCCAAATACAACATTCTATAAAGGTAATATTATGGATATATCTAATAAAGATAAATTGTATGATGCGATATATTGTTTTAATGTAATACATTTATTTAGAGAAAAGAATAGAGAAATATTTTTAGAAAACTGTTCTAATAAATTGAAAGATAGAGGATATATATTTCTTACTGCTTTTTCTGAGAAAGAAAAAAGTTTTGGTAAAGGTAAAGAAGTTGAAAAAAATACAGTTGAAAGTAAACCAGGAAGACCTGTCCATTATTATGAAGAAGATGATTTAGTTAATCAGTTTAAGACTTTTAATATAATTGAAACTGGAATAATAGAAGACCCTGAAGACCATGGTGAAGGACCTCATACTCATATTTTAAGATATATTTTTGCACAGAAATAG
- a CDS encoding HAMP domain-containing sensor histidine kinase — protein MIKRLSFKKQFIWNFIFIIVCSLTLSILTYSLFFILIDIGAILPSNYYEQKVPDIINYVEEKSELLLNKTEKKNLENKIPLEGIEYAVLDDSLSYIYGTFKNVNIENKDIIYDNNEKVFYGQNVIRYIPIKKESSIKGVVILSYKLTPTARNPKYNFLISNEFLLILSPFIYIIFFTWLFSRQFSKNINKPINNLITASEKIREQNLNFTIDYDEPNELGELCQSFENMKNELSISLNRQWNIEQERKDMISAIAHDLRTPLTIIKGHIEVLQESNLNNKERLKQYLNTIEENTLRAINLIKDMNSVSEVDNIDFELSPSLTNVIEFIDKKIIDYKSLLNKKHIDFNVSVEDMRKNNDFMNIDSYRISQILDNIIFNSFRFTPEYGTISLRIYIQNKKITFHIKDNGFGFSSADLKNVFKKFYCGDSTRSKEKGHSGLGLYISKCLIEKHKGHISVQNNEEDGAYVKFYINEL, from the coding sequence TTGATAAAAAGACTTTCTTTTAAAAAACAATTTATATGGAATTTTATTTTTATCATAGTATGTAGTTTAACTCTTTCCATCTTAACTTATAGTTTGTTTTTCATACTCATAGACATTGGTGCTATTCTTCCAAGTAATTATTATGAACAAAAAGTACCTGATATTATTAACTATGTTGAAGAAAAAAGTGAGCTACTGTTAAATAAAACAGAAAAAAAGAATTTAGAAAACAAAATACCTTTGGAAGGAATTGAATATGCTGTATTAGATGATAGTCTTAGTTATATATATGGAACATTTAAAAATGTAAATATAGAAAATAAAGATATTATATATGATAACAATGAAAAAGTATTTTATGGTCAAAATGTTATTCGATATATACCTATAAAAAAAGAGTCTTCTATAAAAGGAGTTGTAATATTAAGCTATAAACTTACACCTACTGCAAGAAATCCAAAATATAATTTTTTAATATCAAACGAATTTTTACTTATTTTATCTCCATTTATTTATATAATTTTCTTCACTTGGTTGTTTTCTAGACAATTTAGTAAAAATATTAATAAACCTATAAATAACCTAATAACTGCTTCCGAAAAAATTCGTGAACAAAATTTAAATTTTACTATAGATTATGATGAACCAAATGAACTCGGTGAGCTTTGTCAATCGTTTGAAAATATGAAAAATGAATTAAGTATTTCTTTGAATCGCCAGTGGAACATTGAACAAGAAAGAAAGGATATGATATCTGCTATAGCTCATGATCTAAGAACACCCTTAACTATTATAAAAGGACATATAGAAGTGCTACAAGAAAGTAATTTAAATAACAAGGAAAGATTAAAACAGTATCTAAATACTATCGAAGAGAATACTCTTAGAGCAATAAATCTAATTAAAGATATGAATTCTGTTTCTGAAGTAGATAATATAGACTTTGAACTAAGTCCTAGTTTAACAAATGTAATTGAATTTATAGATAAAAAAATTATTGATTATAAATCTCTCTTAAATAAGAAGCATATAGATTTTAATGTTTCTGTAGAAGATATGAGAAAAAATAATGACTTTATGAATATAGATAGTTATAGAATTTCCCAAATATTAGATAATATCATATTCAATAGTTTTAGATTTACTCCTGAATATGGGACCATTTCACTAAGGATATATATACAAAACAAAAAAATAACTTTTCATATTAAAGACAATGGATTTGGATTCTCCTCTGCTGACTTAAAAAATGTATTTAAAAAATTTTATTGTGGGGATTCTACTCGTTCTAAAGAAAAAGGACATTCTGGATTAGGACTTTATATATCTAAGTGCCTAATAGAAAAACATAAAGGACATATATCCGTTCAAAATAATGAAGAAGACGGTGCTTACGTTAAGTTTTATATAAATGAATTATAG
- a CDS encoding coiled-coil domain-containing protein — MEHMLKEILEKINTMDNKISTMDDKINDMSNEISTINNKIGIMDGRIDSIESKIGIMDSRIDSIESKIDVMDGRIDSIENKFNDMDIRVTSMETEIKETRKDIKSLDERVSDEHNTTRLELKQEAQTVYREVKDMRVDINTVEINTVEMATSKNWNDIAKLKFIK, encoded by the coding sequence ATGGAACATATGTTAAAAGAAATATTAGAAAAAATTAATACTATGGATAACAAGATTAGCACTATGGATGACAAAATCAATGATATGAGTAATGAAATTAGCACAATAAATAATAAAATTGGCATAATGGATGGTAGAATTGACTCAATAGAAAGTAAGATTGGCATAATGGATAGTAGAATTGACTCAATAGAAAGTAAAATTGACGTAATGGATGGTAGAATTGATTCAATAGAAAATAAATTTAATGATATGGATATTAGAGTAACTTCAATGGAAACTGAGATTAAAGAAACTAGAAAAGATATTAAATCTTTAGATGAAAGAGTTTCTGATGAACACAATACAACAAGACTAGAATTAAAACAAGAAGCACAAACTGTTTATAGAGAAGTTAAGGACATGCGTGTGGATATAAATACTGTTGAAATAAATACTGTTGAAATGGCAACTTCAAAAAATTGGAATGATATAGCTAAATTAAAATTTATTAAATAG